TATTTGGGCTCATGATGAAGTCCGAATCAAAGTATTTTATGTCCTTTTTCCTAAAAACAATGAAAGTCAAAGAAGAATTCTAGTTTTGAAGCAATGAATTCTCACCTAATTGGTGTCCTTTTACTAGATTCCTTGCGAAGTGTCTTCCTGCAAATGATGTGTAATTCGATTGCATCCTTGATGAATCCCACCCAGGTTCTTCCTAAATTCAAATCACTTGTACAGAGAATGATTCCATCTCCTTGACaggtaattttgaaatttcctgGAAACATCTCGTAAACTTTGCACTTTTTCAATGGAAAGATGCAACAGCATTCAAGAGAGTTCTCCACAACTGTGTCCTTGGGACGATCCTTCAAGATCTTGCAATACATAAAGATATCAGACATTAGGACACAATAGCGTTTGATTTCATCTCCTTTGCGATTGACCTTGTTGAGAATTCCCTCCTTGATGACCTTGCGACTTGGTTTGACAATGTTGGGTGTACGATTGATAAGGGAATTCTGAAGATTTAAAAGCCTTTGGGTGACTTCTTGATCTTCGATGACAGAATTGATGTGGGATACTGTACTCTCAACCAATTTTActgattctaaaaaaaaaaacaagttcctGACTAAGCCATTTGTTTAAAGGAAATTTATCAAGTCGCTTTAGTGGAGTGCCGTAagatttatacctcggaatcaagggaaagtcaataattatttatattagtTTAAAGTTATATTTTCAGAATTAATGATGATGTGTTGattgtacaaattttgtttttatgaataaaattaatgataTCCATGAATTCATCAAAAACTAGATACCTACTGCGTTTCAAAAGTGTTTGGTCTTCtagttgttttttaaacaagCTATAGACCtagaagatatttaaaaaaaaaaacaaaaacccagaatTTATAGCTAAGAATATAAACtacagtggcgacaaaataaatagcacatgtaccctaaaatttctaaaatgaaagtttttcgcacttttttaacttaaaagagctgttttattaatgaggaagtaagaacacagatatatttgatttattaaaaaagaaattaagtacattgaattctttatcaaaaaataacaacaaaatcattaatacagctcaagttttttaggacaaaataaatagcacacttcctaaaaacaaaaacaaattaacaaaaaatttaacacagttaaaagaaaataactagtaTTTGGTTGGGTAACCCTTATTATTTATCACAGTATGAAACCAGCGGTTAATAGACGTAACAAGACTCCAAAATCGTTCAAAAGGTACTGAGTACCAAGCTCGTCGAAATTCCTGCCaaagtttgtccaaatttgAGGTATCAGACCTGTTAATCGCTTTTCCCACGTCACTCTACAAGTCCTCAATAGGAATCAGATCTGGGGACTGGCTTGGCAATTCCATAACACCAATTTTTTGGACGGATAGCAATTGTTTCACAGACTTAGTCTTATGTTTTGGATCGTTATCCTGTAGAAATGTCCACTTTAAAGGCATTTCCTTCACAGTAAAAGGTAGAATAGTGTCCCTTAGGATCTCCTTGTACTTAAGGTGGTCCATAATACCCTCTATCCCATGAAATGGCCCCGCATCATGCCAAGAAAAACATCCCCAAACAAGAATACTAGTCCCACCATCCTTAACAGTCTATATTTTATACTGCGGGTCACATTTCAACTGCTCCACGCGGGGAATTTCcgtatggggcatttggaaatgccccctATGGGGCATAAGAGGAAATGCCCCCTATGGGGCATAagaggcatttccaaatgcccaatACGGAAATTCCCCGCGTGGAGCAGTTGAAATGTGACCCGCAGTATAAAATATAGACTGTTAAGGATGGTGGGACTAGTATTCTTGTTTGGGGATATTTTTCTTGGCATGGTGCGGGGCCATTTCATGGGATAGAGGGTATTATGGACCACCTTAAGTACAAGGAGATCCTAAGGGACACTATTCTACCTTTTACTGTGAAGGAAATGCCTTTAAAGTGGACATTTCTACAGGATAACGATCCAAAACATAAGACTAAGTCTGTGAAACAATTGCTATCCGTCCAAAAAATTGGTGTTATGGAATTGCCAAGCCAGTCCCCAGATCTGATTCCTATTGAGGACTTGTAGAGTGACGTGGGAAAAGCGATTAACAGGTCTGATACCTcaaatttggacaaactttGGCAGGAATTTCGACGAGCTTGGTACTCAGTACCTTTTGAACGATTTTGGAGTCTTGTTACGTCTATTAACCGCTGGTTTCATACTGTGATAAATAATAAGGGTTACCCAACCAAAtactagttattttcttttaactgtgttaaattttttgttaatttgtttttgtttttaggaagtgtgctatttattttgtcctaaaaaacttgagctgtattaatgattttgttgttattttttgataaagaattcaatgtacttaatttcttttttaataaatcaaatatatctgtgttcttacttcctcattaataaaacagctcttttaagttaaaaaagtgcgaaaaactttcattttagaaattttagggtacatgtgctatttattttgtcgccactgtaaatacactgtaaatttcatatttctatCTCATGTCAAACATAGTAAAATCATAGTTCATAGCTTTAAATACTGatttattttgcttttatagtgtttttggagttttagttgttttttaaacaagCGTTAGACAAAGAAGATATATATGAAtaacaaaacgaaattttcaggATTTATAGTTAAGACACTAAAGTCTAAAGTCTAACAAAGTAAATCATAGCATTAAATAGAGGTTTATTGTGTCTTTTTAGCgattttcgtgttttttttaaacaagcgGTAAACTTAGAAGATATGCAAACAATACTAATTTTATTCGCAGAACTAATAGTTGAAGATTAGAAGACTAAatacactgtaaatttcatatttttatctttagTCAAAAATCGTGAGAAATCATaccataacaattttttttttaaattcagtaTCTTGAGTTTAAAACggtttggggtcaaaattctgctgggtcaaaattctgccttttaaaattctgttattcgaaattctgaaaaaaattaaaaaatgccctggaaaatgttaaaaagcgcgcgcctgcagaattttgataagcaaaattttaaaaagcagaattttgaaagacagaagagaaaaaagcagaattgtgaaaaacagaatttcattgaaaaaagcaGAGTTTggaaaaccagaattttgacccgctcccgCTTAAAGCTTAAAACCACAAAAATTCAGTAAAATtaccaaattttcaaaaattgtgttttttataagctttaaaatgtcctttcaaacaaaaagatatcttaaATAGAAAAGTTTTCAGAGGGTagtagtccggtcaaattagactaaaataagggggtgaggttacatttattcccagcaagctgaaaattggtaggattgttggaaacaccatcataaactAAATcttaaaagtcctcatcgatccgagacctggaaaaaattttacttggggtcaaaggtcacaaaaaatggtttttcacgattttcagcaaaactgtaaatcttatcaaaaaatttttaatgcaagaattgtagaccaggttATTATATATATCATAaactaaatctaaaaagtcctcatcgatccgagacctggaaaaaattttacttggggtcaaaggtcacaaaaaatggtttttcacgattttcagcaaaacggtaaatcttatcaaaaaatttttaatgcaagaattgtagaccaggttattatatataaaaaagtgtcatgacactttttttcctaagacccaccgtttcttaggtataacgattcaaaaagttgaagttgagttgtaatcgtcataatcaggcctattctgaaaaaaaaacttccaactgAAAAGCTCTtgaagtttcattatttttttttagcttgaattttgttcatcaatggttaagaatatggggaaagcaaaaaaaaatggaaattttcaccatttttccgattggggcccttctcccgaaaccatttccctggtaatctttgtttagaataggtccgaatataatacagggtgtccgatagagAATGGGCAACCCTAAAACGTCTGATAGCTACacctacacttatgactgttctaaaaacagatagaaaaaagttctatcgcaaccagttcgtAAAATATTGGCCTTTTTTCGTttagtgtattttaaattttatcattctatgttttcgttcactacaaccatgaataaatgaattttattcattttttttttataattttctacaataattggatgagtacataaacactttaaaaatttcatagctattgcacattttccttTAACAAACATTTGAAATCTGtgtttcgatgcaaaatgtaaaaaaagtattttatgaaaaattttaaacacctgtggtatgaaataaatcaatagaaacctaggtggccaaatttctttaaaatattccccttagacgagaatatttttaagaaagttttattaaatacctatatttttttccatcgataatttgtttcaaatataaaccactcgttttttttattccgctaaaaagaagaaaatatgtattttttttgcgcCACCCTAATGTATCACGGTTAACAAGTTGTccgtgttattaaaaacaatattttaggTGATGATGCTGCCGTATATTCGGGCAAATATGGCCGAATAGTTCCTCTAACTTCTGCAACATACGGCTGAATAACaaatagatattaaaaaacactaAACTAGAAAACATTCTCacaaagtttgaacaaaatctaaAACGAGACAGCAATTTTAATTGGGCGTTTTCATATAGAATTACTAAGCGGTGCGGTAAATTGTAATTcaaaattgttgtaatcgagagcgttcaatttttttttgacgtgataacgtcttataaatcgatgaaccatggcagccaccacaaaaaagtgacgccattttctagcgttacactctcgcactttcgcagtgcggcaaaaaatttaaattcaaaattaaaaataaactattagagatacaaaaatctcctaaagcttatttgaaagataataatctaaagcctaatccagatgaaggatttttaaaaattccgtcatttaatagagtaaacaggggtaaaacggaaagatgaaatttgggcttaaatctaaacgcgtggtcgtagagagttgattttttttgttatagatagaggagactgatttaaggataactgcatttaagaaaaaattctaaaaaattctggaactccgccataacgttttgtttgaacgttgatcaggtgttgtgggtatgaaaaaatgttgattatgggtaggggaattttttttgacaattctaaaggtgccaggtgaaagatgaaggaaaaaaaattaggcgtctcatacggatttttttcgaaatatgaatttttgaaaaaaaacctacttttttaggggtgtttttgagtagtttttgattattagcttttttttggagcgttcaaaaaatctcaagttatatgggacatgataaatgtgcaaaaaattgaaatcgttaaaagagttttgactgaatacggagaaaaataagtttttaaaaaacaggttttttggccgtttttaaccgattttcatcgttttttatttttacctttttttctttaatagatagaagaATATTATATACAGAGTAacgatagaccatgactacgactatatgtgtgcgaaatttcaatcattttcgtaaacacaattttgagataacggtaaaataaaattttagaattcaacaggttattactttttaccaagagcagatagaaatttgattaaacatatatgagcatcctgatacaattacctttcatttggtatatcacacataacgctagactagttagccaagccacacaatgttaaatcaagaaacttgcgaaaaacatcaAACCACCAGTggattctagctctttttgtagatgtctcatagacttgatctatatatatatttttagctaagacaataagctttcagatggtgtaaaaagtttaagagattgttaaaaaaaaaaatggatttaatagcatgagaagataaatttacatgttttctttgctttttttgatgaaaatgattgttttaaataaattattttaatactttttgctcattgtaaaagtttaaaaatgattttattatttagaagaaatatttggtttgtaaatggtatcatttttttttgtgagcttttaaaataaaaaaattaatatgtataatgagaaaagaaaaaaagttatttttttttagctttttcttgtaaattatgattgtatgaaataaataaacgcttcaaatgggtcattttgaaagcacacaacctgttttcttacgacgttatcacgtaaaatcatcgtccgtaaaccggctttacagacaacctctttttaactttgttatttgagtttttaataATGCAGTCCAACACTCTTGTTTTACAGATTTAttgactttccctggattcctaGATAATACAAATTGTATGCTTTATGGCATTCCACTACTTACCTTTCAACAGCTTAAAGTCAGCATCAGCTGGACTAGTATAAAGCAGAACCTGTTCCAGCAACAACTTGTAACGGGGAACTCTTTGAATTGGAGCAATCATAAGTGAATTCAATTTTCTCTGAACCTCAGGACGAGTTTCAGTGCTTTCGAGAAACTTTCTGAAAACTGGATTTTTGCTAGTAAAATCCTGAAGAATCAACAAAGCACTTTTATAATCAAAAGCATAAACTGAGTATAATTTAAAGAATGGtgccattttcaaaaatgcttgAGCAACATTCTCCTCATTCAATTCAATCTCTTTCAGAAGTTCCccatttaaattgtaaatcaTTTCAATTTGACCAAAAAGTGTTGTATGCGAACTGTCACTAAGAATTCCCTGTTCTTTCAAAGGAACAACAAAATATTCCATCAAAATTTCCAATTGCTTGAGATAGGCTTTCTCAGAGCTGATGATTTCTTGAATGGCTTGAAGTCGAAAAGATTGACGACGATCGAAGACATCATTTTTATCGGGTGTTATTCGGTCAAGTAATGAACAAACTATACAGGAATATGAATTGGTTATAAAAAGGATTCTTTAAAGCAAACATGGTGGAGATTTTCAAGGGCATTAACTCTTACctctttttcttgtttttgcaGTAAGAAGATTCCGTTCGTTGAGCACTTGTTTGAGTTCTTTGCTGAATGTTAGAGGTGTATGGAATTCTGGGTCGGGTGCACTTGATGGACGTTTAATGGGTGTGTGATACATTTtaagttggaatttttttatattttaagtacgttgatagtttttaatattaattttaatggaTATTACACAAAAAGCTGCAAGGACAAGAAAGAAAAAGGAACATAGCAGACGTTGCACctgtctttaattttttttggaacaagAGGCTCTGTTTTAAATTCAAGGTGGGCaacattgaaaagaaaaaattcaaaaatttgaaaaatgatagTGTTCAGTGAAGAAGAATTAATGGGTGCACTCCGTCATGTAAACgtactaaataaaaattaatttttttttgggtagtTGTACAAACGTTATTCAAGCCTTGGTTCAATTTCTTAATTCAACGATTTCGGTGAATTAACGGTGGTTCACCTCTAGTGCAAGCATGGACTCGCTTATTTTAACATGAACCTTAAACCAGAGATATAACTCAGTTATATGTTTAGCTGCGgtcctttgggaatatttatctTCTGCGTAGTACtaaaagctgctttgaactactttttcaatagagCAAAAGTAGTAGAAAATTGTTCcaaaaggaacgcagctatcaacgatttcaaaacataaaaattgtacAACTGGCCAAAGACATCAAAGAAGCTTGTTTCAAATTCTTCTTGTTCTCAATTCGACGCCGACCGatgaaaaaaaactacagattgcgttttgtaatgaaaaaaaaaaattactcacctAAACAACGAACGTTCctgtaaagaatttttttttctatactaaAACGCTATCCGTGGATTAGGAgtgactttttttaatttcatttcatttttatttatatattaataaaggcttaactacattcaccactttttgaaaaagtacaaaagtgaaaatattttttttctcgctagcgggatttttttgtaaaaaagagtttacaaattgatttttggacggaaaaataagcattctgcatcatttattttaattttctagcctgaaaaaccatacaaaaatgcgtttgaaaattttcacttttgtacttttttactttttgagccaatttAGTTAAGGCTTGAGTCTTGATGCTCAATCTCATTTATGGcttatatattatttaaattttatgatttcatTTTGTGGtatttacaagaaaattaagatgaaaaaaattttttttaagaaaaactaacggccatattattcactagtttaaaaaatatatctggatgtaaaattgtcaaa
This DNA window, taken from Episyrphus balteatus chromosome 2, idEpiBalt1.1, whole genome shotgun sequence, encodes the following:
- the LOC129912577 gene encoding putative protein tag-52 — its product is MYHTPIKRPSSAPDPEFHTPLTFSKELKQVLNERNLLTAKTRKRVCSLLDRITPDKNDVFDRRQSFRLQAIQEIISSEKAYLKQLEILMEYFVVPLKEQGILSDSSHTTLFGQIEMIYNLNGELLKEIELNEENVAQAFLKMAPFFKLYSVYAFDYKSALLILQDFTSKNPVFRKFLESTETRPEVQRKLNSLMIAPIQRVPRYKLLLEQVLLYTSPADADFKLLKESVKLVESTVSHINSVIEDQEVTQRLLNLQNSLINRTPNIVKPSRKVIKEGILNKVNRKGDEIKRYCVLMSDIFMYCKILKDRPKDTVVENSLECCCIFPLKKCKVYEMFPGNFKITCQGDGIILCTSDLNLGRTWVGFIKDAIELHIICRKTLRKESSKRTPIRKKDIKYFDSDFIMSPNKRKCDYETVFRNKRSSDSDDSDGKSSCFGRFKEVATNFKRPKDDTNVPVYTNCLSKAKNSLTTDKIPSCPPRRRSILKKTKPIVTKKDDQDPTYGFATHFTDSKSYFRAQTVDSTIPTTITRQDFFNEQSSDGEGGLKDILYPLRSSGGSNKSGSTGWIATKRGKENHQSHESGSSPRKRVKFDDLQQNEKQDKAEPYKFSNNLVTAKNAGAAPTPLHERIYDFFVKLF